From the genome of Ooceraea biroi isolate clonal line C1 chromosome 10, Obir_v5.4, whole genome shotgun sequence:
cgttgatgagtcagtgagtgagtgagtggcatttggcttatatatatatgtagatttACAAAATTTGCATGGTTAAAAATGCATGGAAAAACTAAGACACATTATATGTCTTGCGATCATATAATTTCTATCTACATATctcattatattacattttatatttatcacattTACAACATTTACAAGAAatccaaaataaaatatctgtataAATGAAtgcatattacattattatttgttgttcaaatatcattagaaatatgatagatagatagatagatttaattagaattaaagaTTCTAAGACAATGTGAAGAATATAACAATGTTTTAGTAATGAAAATGAGTTATCAACGTTGATACGTGTATATAGATACATGCgtataatatatctaaatgGATATTGAGGTTTTCGTAACGcaactaataaaaattacCGCTTAAGTAATTGTTTACTATCTGATTTGTTTTCAAACCTGAGCAAGTTTcatatgattttaatattgtcGGATGGTTTATCGCCGGAATAGCACACGCGACCAACACACCGAAAGAATGATTCAGATTCACTTTtcaattaacatatatttaacaaCAACGATACACTTTTAATACACCTTTCACGGCGGAGTTTATGACGGTAAATTAACGTCGAATTCGCGATTTGGATCATACCGTTTCGGGTTACGAAGAACGGATTCGTACGCTTTCGACGGCGACCGCGGCGAAATTACTTCTGTTTTTTTAAAGACGATCAGGTTACTACAACGTCTATCTTTTTCATCGATTTAACATTGACGTTTGTCTTTATTGTTCGAGCGCAATCAGCTGACCCGAGGACAGCTGACACAACCGCGGCGCGATAAACAAGAGCGCGCGATTTACTCCGCGCGCTTCGATTATAAAGGCGCGCGTCGCCGATTCATAACAATATAATTCGCTGGTTTCAATTCTCTATAacattatagaaataaaaaaagtgattCTCACGATATCTTCACGtttaggaaatttttaattctgtatataattaatccgCAAAATGTGATTCAATATCTcgtaacataaataaatatgttgaatattttatacattcaaTTACTATGTGAACCATAATTAGTGGAAAAAGCATTATTCCTAATATCTAAAGCACTCACTGAACGTCTGGCAGATCTAATTATCAGTAAATCAATATTCATATTGCTCGAATTGAGATCTACGAATTCAGCTTCTCTCTGACATTTTTTCTTGTACGCCGACAGCTTCCACTCTTCCCGTCTCTTTTGAATGTCTCGAAAAACCTCGCGAATTGATCGCGAATCGGCGGCTTGTTTCAGTTCGTAGAAAAATACTACTGTAGATATTAAGAGACCCACGATGAGCATCATGAAACCTGCTCCTAACGGCGTCAGCTTGAGACTTTTAGCATTTCCATCGCTTCCTTCGTACTCTTCGAGAACCTCGAAAAGATTGAAGTTGGTTCTTCGGCGGAGCACGTCCGTGAGATGATAGTGAGTTATGCCTGATTCCTTTAGCCATAATATTATCTAAACGATAAGAAACAATGTTAATGGGTTATTCAGCAGTTGTCTAAATATCGAAATGATCATacgaatttttaatgatttttataaatatcgtgATGCCCAAATATATGATGCactgtttatataataatatttttataaaaaaaatttgtatacatataataatattcatgataatattgtgacaaatttatattataaatagcatATTTAAGGGAATTTTAACTAAAAAGCAGATTCTGTTTTTTCTGAGTAAAACAACATGAtctaagaaaatttattaattttctaatctatttttaatagcaagaAGTATTGCGACTGTGAAAGCTTACAATGAATATTGATGATAGTAATCGATAATGCACTACAAGTGTGATTGTCATATTACCGTAGTAAAAGGTCGTAACAACCAAGGCTGAACAGCAAAGGATGAGTAAAATCTGCCCAATGACTGCTTCATGAGTCTATAGTCCTTAACACGattcatgattattttcagTTACTTACTTCAGTATGTTAACACTTTTTATATGCGTGCAACGGAAACTTCCGTGTTTACTTTGTCCGTGCGTTTTCTGGGAGTCAGGGCAAACATGCAACGTCTCTTCCGGATGGATATAAGTGTAGTGCGCAGAGGAGCGCACTACACTTATATCCATCCGGGCGAGACAGCATAATTACAGTCGAACTTTACTTCAGGGAAGTTCGTTcaacttctttattttatgtgcATAAAATTAGCTAAGTTATGCGTGCAACGCATTCCTTTAAacagttatttattttgttattgacattgagattttatttaaatgaggTTTTTGTAATGAATATTTCTTGTGGTGTCTAGTGCCcagggggtctattacgtatctcttcacggagtgaaaatgcgaaaagtgagcaaattcactaggtgttgaccaatcaaattataaatattctagtaagtttgctcatttttcacattttcactccgtgaagagatacgtaatagaccccctgACTTTACGAAATCGTCAAAACTAGCCCGCATATAaggtaaataatatatacgataaCTGGACAAACAACTTGTATCTTACTTCGAGATCCTCGTCCTTAATGTCGTCCTCGGGAAAGAAGATCAAGTCTATGGTTTTGCCGAGGATCGCGAATTTACCTCTTTCGATTAATCTGTGAGTCTCATCGTCATCTTTCACGGGGACGTATCTCGACGGCAACTGACTCGCGTAAGGAtcctgaagaagaagaaggaaaaagaagactAATTGTCGCAGcggtgtaaaataaaaaatgacgtCATCTGTGCCGACATAAGTTTTACTTACGTCCATGTCGAAATAATCGTAAGAATAGGGCTGCGCCCCCTTCCGACCCCATGTTAAGTTAGCTTCGAGAAATTGAGGTATAGTATCAATTCTATAGACAGCATTAAAACatgttaaaacatttttacttgTGTGAGTGAAGATACGTTTAATGATAATTgggcaattttttattttaggaaGCACAATCCGTAGCAGCCAAATATGACTTTTTATTggagttaacatataaaaaggTAATGCAAAATGATTATTGCCACCTATCCTCATATTCCCAGTTCGCGAGTCTCACTGCAAGACTGCTACTGTATGCGGTCACCAGCACGACTCCTATAGATTGCCACAAATGCAACTCGAATCTGGCATTGATAATATTTCTTGGCACCCAAGTCCCCAATAAACGGCCAATTAATTCAGTAATTGTGATGAAGAAGCTCCGAAAGCCTAAAAGAAGAGACTTTATGTGACATTTAGTTTGAATAGTGATCTCGTcgtgagatattatttatctcacgtgtcatataatataacacaATCACACGGACAAGAATgtgacaattaaaaattggatctgatataaaaattaagaaattataaaagaaaaagtatataCGTTAAAAACTGTGTATCGCGAAATTTTTAGTGTATTGAacgattatattaaatgtttatcaGTCGATGTTTACAGAATAGCATTTGAAACCTACATCAGTAATTTCATTTGTTCAGCTAAATTTGCAGACCACAAATAATAAAGtctagtaataaataatatcttgaaGTGCATAGCAGTCTACATTCTACGTTGAATACAAAGCATCAACTTACGTTTCGGAAATTTCGGATCGAGCCTGGCACGTATGCATAAAAAGGTGCTATTAGCAAACAACATGATTAATAGAAGTAACCAAACTCCTACCGAGAAAGGTCGCGTGAGCGCCCAGAAATTCGTGATCGGTTGTGGCCGGGGTACCAGAAAAT
Proteins encoded in this window:
- the LOC105278584 gene encoding uncharacterized protein LOC105278584, with amino-acid sequence MRTESIFGILSLIVISASAGRENMMLLESGTWITEENFTTMIAKSFLYARCLNIYLSEPIYDAETLFHRFISSYPNEYLLGVRIYDCQGYFLLGPTDKEIAKAMEGVPSSISTTEILIIINGELKNNSELFDVSLYGNSNANIVSKSGIWTLSENYLKPRFFVKVDSYEDLMYDFDMINLRGRELQVSTVYRPPVCYLNKTVKRIIDGEEEDIYLADNDAEKDGMEIKIFLLLAEKLNFTWTMRKPKGTYRYGRRVNATLWNGGMIQLLREKKIDLAFGNIWLTQNHNEFVNMSEPWYQLSLHFLVPRPQPITNFWALTRPFSVGVWLLLLIMLFANSTFLCIRARLDPKFPKRFRSFFITITELIGRLLGTWVPRNIINARFELHLWQSIGVVLVTAYSSSLAVRLANWEYEDRIDTIPQFLEANLTWGRKGAQPYSYDYFDMDDPYASQLPSRYVPVKDDDETHRLIERGKFAILGKTIDLIFFPEDDIKDEDLEDYRLMKQSLGRFYSSFAVQPWLLRPFTTIILWLKESGITHYHLTDVLRRRTNFNLFEVLEEYEGSDGNAKSLKLTPLGAGFMMLIVGLLISTVVFFYELKQAADSRSIREVFRDIQKRREEWKLSAYKKKCQREAEFVDLNSSNMNIDLLIIRSARRSVSALDIRNNAFSTNYGSHSN